CAAAAGGTAAGATCATAAAAATATGTTAAATCCCTAAATTTATGGATTTAAATGAGATGAAAAAAATGATAGGTTTTTTATGTTTTATTAAAATACTTAAATTAAGAGCTTTGTTTTTAAAAGTTATCAATTAATTTTCAATACAAATTTTATATTAATCAACCAATATCTTTTTTAACATAACATATTCAGTTGTTCTATACTCTTCTTTAAAGCCGCAACTTAGAAATAAGTTTATTGCAGGATTATCTATCGCTATATCATCATATATCTCTTTGATACCGTTATCTTTTGCTTTTTTGCATAATAGCGTTAATGCAATCTTTCCGTATCCTTTTTTACGGTAAGGTGCGTATATGATAACGTTTGTAACATATATACTTCTTTTATCGTCAAAGTGATAAGCTATTT
This genomic interval from Campylobacter sp. RM16189 contains the following:
- a CDS encoding GNAT family N-acetyltransferase, which codes for IAYHFDDKRSIYVTNVIIYAPYRKKGYGKIALTLLCKKAKDNGIKEIYDDIAIDNPAINLFLSCGFKEEYRTTEYVMLKKILVD